In a genomic window of Streptomyces katrae:
- a CDS encoding sugar phosphate nucleotidyltransferase, which translates to MIGLVLAAGAGRRLRPYTDTLPKALVPVGPEGREDSLTVLDLTLGNFAEVGLTEVAIVVGYRKEAVYERREALEAKYGVKITLIDNDKAEEWNNAYSLWCARDVLKQGVILANGDTVHPVSVEKTLLAARGNGQKIILALDTVKNLADEEMKVVTADGQGVRKITKLMDPADATGEYIGVTLIEPEAAEQLAEALKTTFERDPDLYYEDGYQQLVNDGFTIDVAPIGDVKWVEIDNHDDLAKGRTIACQY; encoded by the coding sequence ATGATCGGCCTTGTCCTCGCTGCCGGTGCCGGACGCCGTCTGCGTCCCTACACCGACACCCTGCCCAAGGCCCTCGTGCCCGTCGGCCCCGAGGGCCGGGAGGACAGCCTCACCGTCCTCGACCTGACCCTGGGCAACTTCGCCGAGGTCGGCCTGACCGAGGTCGCGATCGTCGTCGGCTACCGCAAGGAGGCCGTCTACGAGCGCCGGGAGGCGCTGGAGGCCAAGTACGGGGTCAAGATCACCCTGATCGACAACGACAAGGCCGAGGAGTGGAACAACGCCTACTCCCTGTGGTGCGCGCGTGACGTCCTGAAGCAGGGCGTGATCCTCGCCAACGGCGACACCGTCCACCCGGTCTCCGTGGAGAAGACCCTCCTCGCCGCCCGCGGCAACGGCCAGAAGATCATCCTCGCCCTCGACACGGTCAAGAACCTGGCCGACGAGGAGATGAAGGTCGTCACCGCCGACGGCCAGGGCGTGCGGAAGATCACCAAGCTGATGGACCCGGCCGACGCGACCGGCGAGTACATCGGCGTCACCCTCATCGAGCCCGAGGCCGCCGAGCAGCTGGCCGAGGCCCTGAAGACCACCTTCGAGCGCGACCCCGACCTCTACTACGAGGATGGCTACCAGCAGCTCGTCAACGACGGCTTCACCATCGACGTGGCCCCGATCGGCGACGTGAAGTGGGTCGAGATCGACAACCACGACGACCTCGCCAAGGGCCGGACGATCGCATGCCAGTACTGA
- a CDS encoding iron-containing alcohol dehydrogenase family protein: MPVLTRLIPSPVVVDISRGAMDKLDGILADQRISASGRLAIAISGGSGQALRARLEQALPHADWYPVVDGTIDSAVKLADDIKGRRYDAVVGLGGGKIIDVAKYAAARVGLPMVAIATNLSHDGICSPVSILDNDNGRGSYGVPTPIAMVIDLDVIREAPTRFVRAGIGDVISNISAIADWELSHRITGEAVDGLAAAMARTAGESVLRHPGGCGDDEFLTVLSEALVLSGIAMSISGDSRPSSGACHEISHAFDLLHPGRSALHGEQVGIGAAFAMHLRGAREQSGLFAEVLRRHGLPVLPEEIGFSADEFVAAVEYAPQTRPGRFTILEHLNLSAAEIRDAYADYAQTIRS, from the coding sequence ATGCCAGTACTGACGCGGCTGATCCCCTCGCCGGTCGTCGTCGACATCAGCCGCGGGGCGATGGACAAGCTGGACGGCATCCTCGCCGACCAGCGGATCTCCGCGTCCGGCCGGCTCGCGATCGCGATCAGCGGGGGCTCCGGGCAGGCGCTGCGCGCCCGTCTGGAGCAGGCCCTGCCGCACGCCGACTGGTACCCGGTCGTCGACGGCACCATCGACTCGGCGGTCAAGCTCGCCGACGACATAAAGGGCCGCCGCTACGACGCCGTCGTGGGCCTGGGCGGCGGCAAGATCATCGACGTGGCGAAGTACGCCGCGGCGCGGGTCGGGCTGCCCATGGTGGCCATCGCCACCAACCTCTCCCACGACGGCATCTGCTCCCCGGTGTCCATCCTGGACAACGACAACGGCCGGGGTTCCTACGGGGTGCCCACGCCGATCGCCATGGTCATCGACCTCGACGTGATCCGCGAGGCGCCCACGCGCTTCGTGCGCGCCGGGATCGGCGACGTGATCTCCAACATCTCGGCCATCGCCGACTGGGAGCTCTCGCACCGGATCACCGGCGAGGCCGTGGACGGCCTGGCCGCCGCCATGGCCCGCACGGCGGGCGAGTCCGTGCTGCGCCACCCCGGTGGCTGCGGCGACGACGAGTTCCTCACCGTGCTCTCCGAGGCCCTCGTGCTCTCCGGCATCGCCATGTCGATCAGCGGCGACAGCCGCCCCTCGTCCGGCGCCTGCCACGAGATCAGCCACGCCTTCGACCTGCTCCACCCCGGACGCTCCGCGCTCCACGGCGAGCAGGTCGGCATCGGCGCCGCCTTCGCCATGCACCTGCGCGGCGCCCGCGAGCAGTCCGGGCTCTTCGCCGAGGTGCTGCGCCGCCACGGCCTGCCCGTGCTGCCCGAGGAGATCGGCTTCAGCGCCGACGAGTTCGTCGCGGCCGTGGAGTACGCCCCCCAGACCCGCCCGGGACGGTTCACCATCCTGGAGCACCTCAACCTGTCCGCAGCCGAGATCAGGGACGCTTACGCCGACTATGCCCAGACCATCCGTAGCTGA